From Solanum lycopersicum chromosome 8, SLM_r2.1, the proteins below share one genomic window:
- the LOC101246556 gene encoding glucan endo-1,3-beta-glucosidase 6, protein MRILGVKYGLWISMILGFMVLGKVYGIGANWGTQATHPLPPNIVVKLLKDNGIQKVKLFDADSEILNALSGSGIEVMVGIPNEMLWSLANSLGAAEKWVEKNVSSHVSSNSVDIKYVAVGNEPFLSQLNGTFLSTTFPALQNIQAALIKAGLGNRVKVTIPLNADVYQSSSEKPSTGDFRQDIRDLMVSIVKFLSDNGGAFTVNIYPFISLYNDPNFPADYAFFDGYSNPIDDNGKIYNNVFDANHDTLLSALQKNGFPNMSIIIGEIGWPTDGDNNANLKAAQKFNQGFMTHISGGKGTPMRPGPIDAYLFSLIDEDAKSIQPGNFERHWGIYYFDGTPKYKLSLGANNGGGLVPASGVRYLSRQWCVLSPSASLDDPQLADSVGYACSHADCTSLGHGTSCADLDARGNVSYAFNSYYQENDQQSSACKFPNLSMITNTDPSPSGGTCKFKIMIQATSPSSHKNNAFTTKPVNVMFLFVVSLLLSVL, encoded by the exons ATGAGAATTCTGGGGGTGAAGTATGGTTTGTGGATTTCAATGATTTTGGGGTTTATGGTGTTGGGGAAAGTGTATGGAATAGGAGCAAACTGGGGTACACAAGCAACACATCCATTGCCACCAAACATAGTAGTAAAGTTACTTAAAGACAATGGGATTCAGAAAGTGAAGCTGTTTGATGCAGATTCAGAAATCTTGAATGCCCTCAGTGGCTCTGGAATTGAAGTCATGGTTGGAATACCAAATGAAATGTTGTGGAGTTTAGCTAACAGTTTGGGTGCTGCTGAGAAATGGGTAGAGAAGAATGTCTCCTCACATGTCTCTTCCAACAGTGTTGATATCAA ATATGTTGCAGTTGGAAATGAACCATTTCTATCTCAGTTAAACGGGACGTTTCTTTCAACAACATTCCCAGCTCTTCAAAACATCCAAGCAGCCCTTATAAAAGCCGGTCTTGGTAATCGGGTGAAAGTCACTATTCCTCTCAATGCTGATGTATACCAGAGTTCAAGTGAAAAACCTTCAACAGGTGATTTTCGCCAAGACATTCGTGATCTCATGGTGAGCATTGTTAAGTTCTTGAGTGACAATGGAGGCGCATTTACTGTCAATATCTATCCCTTTATAAGTCTCTACAATGACCCCAACTTTCCTGCTGACTATGCTTTCTTCGACGGATACTCAAACCCCATCGATGACAATGGGAAAATCTACAACAATGTGTTCGATGCAAATCACGATACCCTCCTTTCGGCATTGCAGAAAAATGGATTCCCAAATATGTCGATTATAATAGGGGAAATCGGATGGCCAACAGACGGAGACAATAATGCAAACTTGAAAGCTGCCCAGAAGTTCAACCAAGGATTCATGACTCACATTTCAGGTGGAAAGGGGACACCAATGAGACCTGGCCCTATAGATGCTTACCTTTTCAGTCTGATTGACGAGGACGCGAAAAGCATTCAGCCCGGTAACTTTGAGCGCCATTGGGGAATATATTACTTCGATGGTACGCCTAAATACAAGCTTTCTTTAGGTGCAAACAATGGAGGTGGTTTAGTACCAGCAAGTGGTGTTCGTTACCTGTCTCGTCAGTGGTGCGTGTTGTCACCCTCAGCTAGCCTTGATGATCCTCAGCTAGCTGATAGTGTAGGCTATGCATGTTCACATGCTGATTGCACCAGCCTCGGGCACGGGACATCATGTGCTGATCTAGATGCTCGTGGCAACGTTTCGTATGCATTCAACAGTTACTATCAGGAAAACGACCAGCAATCGAGTGCCTGCAAGTTTCCTAACCTTTCCATGATCACAAACACAGATCCGTCACCATCGGGCGGAACATGTAAATTCAAGATCATGATCCAAGCAACTAGTCCTAGCAGCCATAAGAACAATGCATTTACAACTAAGCCTGTCAATGTGATGTTTCTGTTTGTAGTTTCTTTGTTGTTGAGTGTTTTATAG